Proteins found in one Macadamia integrifolia cultivar HAES 741 unplaced genomic scaffold, SCU_Mint_v3 scaffold_267A, whole genome shotgun sequence genomic segment:
- the LOC122071566 gene encoding mitochondrial carrier protein CoAc2-like → MCDSQLLAAENKRAPSLYGIFPYSGLKFYFYEELKSHVPEEHNKDIIVKLFCGSVAGLLGQTFTYPLDVVRCQMQCRGEGGNGDPISDCQEAGMEAAVLRAKHQLSEGEVVPPVAIGFTVYDTMKLLLGVPSRENTDIVVVTEGRNTDPSALRS, encoded by the exons ATGTGTGATTCACAG CTACTTGCAGCCGAAAACAAGAGAG CTCCATCACTCTATGGAATCTTCCCATATTCTGGTTTGAAATTCTACTTCTATGAGGAGTTGAAAAGTCATGTCCCTGAGGAACACAATAAAGATATCATTGTCAAACTTTTTTGTGGATCAGTTGCTGGTCTATTGGGTCAAACCTTCACTTACCCTCTTGATGTTGTTAGGTGTCAAATGCAG TGCAGAGGTGAAGGGGGCAATGGAGATCCTATTTCTGATTGTCAAGAAGCAGGGATGGAAGCAGCTGTTCTCAGGGCTAAGCATCAACTATCTGAAGGTGAA GTTGTACCACCGGTGGCTATTGGGTTTACTGTCTATGATACTATGAAGTTATTGCTGGGAGTTCCGTCACGAGAAAACACTGATATTGTGGTAGTGACTGAAGGAAGAAATACTGATCCATCAGCCCTTCGCTCCTAA